One genomic segment of Capricornis sumatraensis isolate serow.1 chromosome 6, serow.2, whole genome shotgun sequence includes these proteins:
- the LOC138080907 gene encoding interferon omega-1-like gives MAFVLSLLMALVLVSYGPGGSLGCDLPQNHLLIGRKNLRLLGQMGKLSPRFCLQDRKDFAFPQEMVEGSQLQEAQAISVLHEMLQQSFNLFHTERSSAAWDTTLLEQLRTGLHQQLDDLDACLGQVMGEEDSALGRTGPTLAVKRYFQGIRVYLQEKGYSDCAWETVRVEMMKALSSSTSLQERLRKMGGDLNSP, from the coding sequence ATGGCCTTCGTGCTCTCTCTACTCATGGCCCTGGTGCTGGTCAGCTACGGCCCGGGAGGATCCCTGGGCTGTGACCTGCCTCAGAACCACCTGCTGATTGGCAGGAAGAACCTCAGGCTCCTGGGCCAAATGGGGAAACTCTCCCCTCGCTTCTGTCTGCAGGACAGAAAAGACTTCGCTTttccccaggagatggtggagggcagccagctgcaggaggcccaggccatCTCTGTGCTCCACGAGATGCTCCAGCAGAGCTTCAACCTCTTCCACACAGAGCGCTCCTCTGCTGCCTGGGACACCACCCTCCTGGAGCAGCTCCGCACTGGACTCCATCAGCAGCTGGACGACCTGGACGCCTGCCTGGGGCAGGTGATGGGAGAGGAAGACTCTGCCCTGGGAAGGACGGGCCCCACCCTGGCCGTGAAGAGGTACTTCCAGGGCATCCGTGTCTACCTGCAAGAGAAGGGATACAGTGACTGCGCCTGGGAAACCGTCAGAGTGGAGATGATGAAAGCCCTCTCATCGTCAACCAGCTTGCAAGAAAGGTTAAGAAAGATGGGTGGAGATCTGAACTCACCTTGA